One Streptosporangium sp. NBC_01495 DNA window includes the following coding sequences:
- a CDS encoding helix-turn-helix transcriptional regulator — MSRRKTERLLNLVICLLATRRPLSAEHIRQAVPGYDADNDEAFQRMFERDKNELREIGIPIEVHKDPWEEDPGYRIVRSAYELPEITLEPDEAAVVGLAAQVWQRASLAEAASGALLKLRAGGVQTDEAHGVLGGALELRVDTQDPSFPALWEAVRDRRAVRFAYRAAASQNVLTRTVEPWGVVSRRGRWYMVGHDRDRDAPRVFRLSRISGTVTTVGRPGAVVVPEGVDIKSMVGFSDAAVRERTALIRVRQDTCQGLRQVAKAVRPAGGGWDELDVDFTDPGRLAGWIVGFAADAEVVGPPDARDAVICRLKGALA, encoded by the coding sequence ATGTCGCGCCGGAAGACCGAGCGGCTGCTCAATCTCGTGATCTGCCTGCTGGCCACGCGGCGGCCGCTCAGTGCCGAGCACATCCGCCAGGCGGTGCCGGGCTACGACGCCGACAACGACGAGGCCTTCCAGCGGATGTTCGAGCGGGACAAGAACGAGCTGCGGGAGATAGGCATCCCGATCGAGGTCCACAAGGACCCGTGGGAGGAGGATCCCGGCTACCGGATCGTCCGCTCGGCGTACGAGCTGCCGGAGATCACCCTGGAGCCCGACGAGGCCGCCGTGGTGGGCCTGGCGGCCCAGGTGTGGCAGCGGGCCAGTTTGGCCGAGGCGGCCAGCGGGGCCCTGCTGAAGCTGCGCGCCGGGGGCGTGCAGACCGACGAGGCCCACGGGGTGCTCGGCGGGGCGCTGGAGCTGCGCGTCGACACCCAGGACCCGTCCTTCCCCGCGCTGTGGGAGGCCGTGCGCGACCGGCGCGCGGTCCGCTTCGCCTACCGGGCGGCGGCCAGCCAGAACGTGCTGACCCGCACCGTGGAGCCGTGGGGCGTCGTCAGCCGCCGGGGCCGCTGGTACATGGTCGGCCACGACCGCGACCGGGACGCCCCCAGGGTCTTCCGGCTCAGCCGGATCAGCGGCACGGTCACCACCGTCGGCCGCCCCGGCGCCGTGGTGGTGCCCGAGGGCGTCGACATCAAGTCCATGGTCGGATTCAGCGACGCCGCCGTCCGCGAGCGCACCGCCCTCATCCGGGTCAGGCAGGACACCTGCCAGGGGCTGCGCCAGGTGGCGAAGGCGGTGCGGCCCGCCGGTGGCGGCTGGGACGAGCTGGACGTCGACTTCACCGACCCCGGCCGCCTGGCCGGGTGGATCGTGGGCTTCGCCGCGGACGCCGAGGTGGTCGGCCCGCCGGACGCCCGTGACGCGGTCATCTGCCGCCTGAAGGGAGCACTCGCGTGA